Proteins encoded in a region of the Anopheles aquasalis chromosome 2, idAnoAquaMG_Q_19, whole genome shotgun sequence genome:
- the LOC126571824 gene encoding uncharacterized protein LOC126571824, translated as MTELRQCSREFMTEFIMLYESLPCLWRFKCKEYSDRHIKAKAYDILKEKFKEVDPTCTRDTLVRKINNIRSVYRKEVAKVAKAAESGEVYRPTLWYFDLLNFLQDNNHPDDAKNESDLLEEAPAEVLIKEEWPESEHADASGTPFSEVSMSQSCSSRNTPRSTSHKRRRVSIDDETTEVMELVGRKLESLQNEDAFQTFGKHVAHKLRGISSEQNAIAQKLICDILFEAECATLTRNFKVVDMTMVMDAWKSWT; from the exons ATGACGGAACTTCGTCAGTGTTCGCGCGAGTTTATGACGGAATTTATTATGCTGTACGAGAGTTTGCCATGTCTTTGGCGATTTAAGTGCAAGGAATACAGCGACCGTCACATTAAAGCTAAAGCGTACGATATCTTAAAAGAAAAATTTAAGGAAGTCGATCCAACCTGCACCAGAGACACGTTGGTGAGAAAGATAAATAACATACGGTCTGTGTACCGTAAAGAGGTAGCAAAAGTGGCAAAGGCAGCTGAATCCGGAGAAGTGTACAGACCAACCTTGTGGTACTTTGATCTGCTAAATTTCCTACAAGATAATAACCATCCCGATGACGCTAAAAACGAGTCTGACCTCCTCGAAGAGGCTCCAGCCGAAGTACTG ATAAAAGAAGAATGGCCAGAAAGTGAACACGCAGATGCTTCTGGTACTCCGTTTTCCGAAGTATCAATGTCGCAGTCTTGTAGTTCCCGCAATACTCCAAGGTCAACCTCTCACAAGCGAAGGAGAGTTTCAATCGACGATGAAACTACGGAAGTTATGGAGCTGGTGGGAAGGAAACTTGAATCATTGCAGAACGAGGACGCTTTTCAGACATTTGGAAAGCATGTGGCACATAAGTTAAGAGGCATCAGTAGTGAGCAGAATGCAATCGCCCAGAAATTAATTTGCGACATTCTTTTCGAAGCTGAATGTGCCACACTGACCAGAAACTTTAAAGTCGTGGATATGACAATGGTCATGGATGCATGGAAATCATGGACATGA